From the Toxotes jaculatrix isolate fToxJac2 chromosome 15, fToxJac2.pri, whole genome shotgun sequence genome, one window contains:
- the LOC121193920 gene encoding lactase-phlorizin hydrolase-like yields the protein MLFLGKLLSLCLISLYGCTCQKHDDQHQAMFLAGPMTNEQVKGLDRKAPEGALLDTFDCSHPIPPGSRQYFEYLQSRGVTHFKVLLSWAQLLPTGLPSQPQQAVVNCYQTLLRQLLEVGLQPLVVLHGSTVPDALRSRYGGWENQELVDMFQQYAEFVFGEFGELVDSWVTLSSLDELKGAELQNSFDAHARVYLRYHQLFPGKDGQVSVGVKGSKIAIISDAQQLVKKYLDFLSIKVLYDCTTGQTLAEELQTVMRKCGKKPVLLYEVNISDCSPYHFLSDTKILKGNVLYD from the exons ATGTTGTTTCTGGGgaaacttctctctctgtgtttaatatCTCTGTATGGCTGCACGTGCCAGAAACATGATGATCAACATCAGGCCATGTTTCTTGCTGGTCCCATGACCAATGAACAGGTGAAAGGCTTGGATAGAAAAGCACCTGAAGGGGCATTGCTGGACACTTTTGACTGCAGTCATCCCATACCTCCAGGCTCTAGACAGTACTTTGAGTATCTCCAGAGCAGAGGGGTGACCCACTTCAAAGTGCTGCTGTCATGGGCTCAACTTCTACCTACAGGTCTCCCCAGCCAGCCCCAACAGGCTGTGGTTAACTGTTACCAGACCCTGCTGagacagctgctggaggtgggCCTTCAGCCTCTGGTTGTTCTTCATGGATCTACTGTGCCAGATGCTCTGAGATCAAGGTATGGAGGCTGGGAGAACCAGGAGCTGGTGGACATGTTTCAGCAGTatgcagagtttgtgtttggggAGTTTGGAGAGCTGGTGGACTCCTGGGTGACACTGAGCAGCTTGGATGAGCTGAAGGGTGCTGAGCTGCAAAACTCTTTTGATGCACACGCCAGAGTCTATCTTCGTTACCACCAGCTGTTTCCTGGGAAAG ATGGACAAGTGTCAGTTGGGGTAAAGGGCAGTAAAATCGCAATAATTTCTGATGCCCAGCAACTGGTAa AGAAATATTTAGATTTCCTTTCTATTAAAGTTCTGTATGACTGCACCACTGGGCAAACCCTGGCTGAGGAGCTGCAAACCGTCATG AGAAAGTGTGGAAAGAAACCAGTTCTCCTATATGAGGTGAACATCAGTGACTGTTCTCCttatcacttcctgtctgataCCAAAATATTAAAAGGTAATGTTTTATATGACTAA